Proteins encoded within one genomic window of Panicum virgatum strain AP13 chromosome 1N, P.virgatum_v5, whole genome shotgun sequence:
- the LOC120656958 gene encoding uncharacterized protein LOC120656958 isoform X2: METVEEDVEEYSWREVVLPRLVPVVPDAPPELERETGERRRGRDLLVAVDFGPNSKHAFDWALAHIARVADTVHLVHAVSNVHNEIVYDKSRELMEDLAIEAFKTLLVRTKARIVEGDVGKVICREADRLKPAAVILGTRGRGLIQSVLQGSVSEYCFHNCKAAPIIIVPGKELCLCRSW, translated from the exons ATGGAGACGGTGGAGGAGGACGTAGAGGAGTACAGCTGGCGGGAGGTGGTGCTGCCGCGCCTCGTCCCCGTGGTGCCCGacgcgccgccggagctcgagcGGGAGACCGGGGAGCGGCGACGCGGCAGggacctcctcgtcgccgtcgacttcggccccaactccaAGCACGCCTTCGACTGGGCGCTCGCGCACATCGCGCGCGTCGCCGACACGGTCCACCTTGTCCACGCCGTCTCCA ATGTGCATAATGAGATTGTGTATGACAAAAGTCGGGAGCTAATGGAGGATCTGGCTATTGAGGCATTCAAGACTTTATTG GTCCGTACCAAGGCACGAATTGTTGAAGGGGATGTTGGAAAAGTAATATGCCGAGAAGCAGACCGACTGAAGCCAGCAGCTGTCATTCTTGGTACACGTGGTAGAGGCCTTATTCAAAG TGTGCTGCAGGGAAGTGTCAGTGAGTATTGCTTCCACAACTGTAAAGCGGCACCAATTATCATTGTGCCAGGCAAAG AATTATGTCTTTGCAGAAGCTGGTGA
- the LOC120656954 gene encoding probable pinoresinol-lariciresinol reductase 3, with protein sequence MSEEAAGARGRVLVVGATGRLGGSLARASLAAGHPTFALVRPHRLARPDSPSLRALVAAGATLVEGSLEDYQSLLKAVRQVDVVICAEPTKQALEQKPLIRAIKEAGCVKRFIPSEFGLDPTKVQIGDMAYGFYEKKIEIRHLIETEGIPHTYICCNFFMRYLLPSLVQPGLNAPPRDEMKIFGEGNTKGVFVKEGDVAQFTICTIEDTRTLNQTLYLRPPGNICSMNELADLWEMKINKSLKKIYITEEQLLKEIVDAPFPLKMDLIFIYSAFVKGDHTYFEIDLLSEGTQLYPHVKYTTVGEYLDTLV encoded by the exons AtgtcggaggaggcggcgggggcgaggggcCGGGTCCTGGTGGTGGGCGCCACTGGCCGCCTCGGCGGCAGCCTCGCGCGGGCCAGCCTCGCCGCTGGCCACCCCACCTTCGCGCTCGTCCGGCCCCACCGCCTCGCCCGCCCGGACTCCCCCTCGCTGCGGGCGCTCGTAGCCGCCGGCGCCACGCTGGTCGAG GGGTCGCTGGAGGATTACCAGAGCCTGCTCAAGGCAGTACGGCAGGTGGACGTTGTCATCTGCGCGGAGCCCACGAAGCAGGCGCTCGAGCAGAAGCCCCTGATCCGGGCGATAAAGGAAGCTGGTTGCGTGAAG AGATTTATTCCGTCTGAATTTGGACTTGATCCTACAAAGGTTCAAATTGGTGACATGGCTTATGGCTTCTATGAGAAGAAAATTGAAATCCGCCATTTGATAGAGACCGAAGGCATTCCTCATACCTACATATGCTGCAACTTCTTTATGCGCTATTTGCTTCCTTCACTGGTGCAGCCAGGCCTAAATGCTCCTCCTAGAGACGAAATGAAGATATTTGGTGAAGGAAACACTAAAG GCGTGTTTGTTAAGGAGGGTGATGTTGCTCAATTTACAATATGTACCATAGAGGATACCAGGACATTAAACCAGACGCTGTATCTGAGACCTCCAGGAAATATCTGCTCAATGAATGAGCTGGCTGACCTCTGGGAGATGAAAATTAATAAATCCCTGAAAAAGATATATATAACAGAAGAGCAACTCCTAAAAGAAATAGTTG ATGCACCATTTCCCTTGAAGATGGATTTAATTTTTATCTATTCAGCATTTGTTAAGGGTGACCACACATATTTTGAAATTGACTTGTTGAGTGAAGGAACTCAACTGTATCCCCATGTAAAATATACAACAGTGGGCGAGTACTTAGATACACTGGTTTAG
- the LOC120656958 gene encoding uncharacterized protein LOC120656958 isoform X1 has translation METVEEDVEEYSWREVVLPRLVPVVPDAPPELERETGERRRGRDLLVAVDFGPNSKHAFDWALAHIARVADTVHLVHAVSNVHNEIVYDKSRELMEDLAIEAFKTLLVRTKARIVEGDVGKVICREADRLKPAAVILGTRGRGLIQSVLQGSVSEYCFHNCKAAPIIIVPGKEAGEQSVL, from the exons ATGGAGACGGTGGAGGAGGACGTAGAGGAGTACAGCTGGCGGGAGGTGGTGCTGCCGCGCCTCGTCCCCGTGGTGCCCGacgcgccgccggagctcgagcGGGAGACCGGGGAGCGGCGACGCGGCAGggacctcctcgtcgccgtcgacttcggccccaactccaAGCACGCCTTCGACTGGGCGCTCGCGCACATCGCGCGCGTCGCCGACACGGTCCACCTTGTCCACGCCGTCTCCA ATGTGCATAATGAGATTGTGTATGACAAAAGTCGGGAGCTAATGGAGGATCTGGCTATTGAGGCATTCAAGACTTTATTG GTCCGTACCAAGGCACGAATTGTTGAAGGGGATGTTGGAAAAGTAATATGCCGAGAAGCAGACCGACTGAAGCCAGCAGCTGTCATTCTTGGTACACGTGGTAGAGGCCTTATTCAAAG TGTGCTGCAGGGAAGTGTCAGTGAGTATTGCTTCCACAACTGTAAAGCGGCACCAATTATCATTGTGCCAGGCAAAG AAGCTGGTGAACAGTCTGTGCTTTGA
- the LOC120656956 gene encoding tubby-like F-box protein 5 gives MSLKSIVGQLKEMRDGIGNMSRRAGGSDGRAGHGRAGSRHSWPSLWAEQPQRHGQGQEGPPQLQQHQGRWANLPPELLLDVIQRVEASEATWPARRQVVACAHVCRSWREISKEVVKTLEECGRITFPISLKQPGPREQPVQCFVRRDRATSTYLLYLGLSPSLNVENDKLLLAARKVRRATRTSFVISLASDDFSHSSSTYVGKLKPNFLGTKFTIFDSQPPPDAVVLPNNKPSKRQSKQVSPRLPLGNYNVATVTYELTVLRNRGPRRMQCTMHSIPAQCIQEGGKAPTPTGTIHSLDEPVSTLPSTKGKEPVVEFSSTSLSADLSGPACTGEEPLVLKNKSPRWHEQLQCWCLNFRGRVTVASVKNFQLVASVDPSLNIPAAEQEKVILQFGKIGKDIFTMDYRYPLSAFQAFAICLTSFDTKPACE, from the exons ATGTCTCTCAAGAGCATTGTGGGCCAACTGAAGGAGATGAGGGACGGCATCGGGAACATGTCGAGGCGCGCCGGGGGCTCCGATGggcgcgccggccacggccgCGCGGGGTCGCGGCATTCTTGGCCTAGCCTGTGGGCGGAACAGCCGCAGCGGCATGGCCAGGGCCAGGAGGGGCCgccgcagctgcagcagcatcaGGGGCGGTGGGCGAACCTGCCGCCGGAACTGCTGCTGGATGTGATACAGAGGGTGGAGGCTAGCGAGGCGACGTGGCCGGCGCGTCGCCAGGTCGTGGCGTGCGCGCACGTTTGCCGGTCGTGGCGTGAGATCTCTAAGGAGGTGGTGAAGACGCTCGAAGAGTGCGGCAGGATCACCTTCCCCATATCCCTCAAGCAG CCGGGACCTCGCGAGCAGCCGGTGCAGTGCTTTGTAAGGAGGGACAGGGCGACATCCACATATCTCCTCTACCTAGGGCTCAGCCCAT CTCTGAATGTGGAAAACGACAAGCTTTTGCTTGCAGCTCGTAAGGTCAGGCGTGCCACGAGGACTTCTTTTGTGATCTCACTGGCCTCTGATGATTTCTCTCACTCCAGCAGCACCTACGTTGGTAAACTGAA GCCAAACTTTCTTGGTACAAAGTTCACAATCTTTGACAGCCAGCCTCCTCCTGATGCTGTGGTGCTACCAAACAATAAACCAAGCAAAAGGCAGTCGAAACAAGTATCACCAAGACTGCCACTTGGCAATTACAATGTTGCTACAGTTACATATGAGCTCACCGTCCTACGCAATCGGGGACCAAGGAGAATGCAATGCACCATGCACTCAATACCAGCTCAGTGCATTCAGGAGGGTGGGAAGGCCCCAACGCCTACTGGCACCATCCACTCGCTTGATGAGCCAGTGTCCACACTACCGAGTACCAAAGGAAAGGAACCAGTTGTGGAATTTTCGTCAACAAGCCTCAGTGCTGATCTGTCTGGTCCAGCTTGTACTGGTGAAGAGCCTCTAGTTCTGAAGAATAAATCCCCTCGTTGGCATGAGCAACTGCAGTGCTGGTGCCTCAACTTCCGGGGGCGCGTCACTGTAGCATCGGTCAAGAACTTCCAGCTTGTTGCCTCTGTTGATCCATCCCTCAACATCCCTGCGGCAGAGCAGGAGAAGGTGATCCTCCAGTTTGGGAAGATAGGGAAGGATATTTTCACCATGGACTACCGGTACCCGCTCTCGGCATTCCAAGCCTTCGCAATCTGCCTGACCAGCTTCGACACCAAACCGGCTTGCGAATAA